From the Lampris incognitus isolate fLamInc1 chromosome 10, fLamInc1.hap2, whole genome shotgun sequence genome, one window contains:
- the zmp:0000001048 gene encoding retinol dehydrogenase 8, which produces MLGWFVGYVTHIACRGGRAVCSTGALHSAALRSMGMATRRVLVTGCSSGIGLAVAVRLAKDELRRFKVVATMRDLGKREPLERAAGDALNKTLEIKQLDACCEDSIRECVNSLPERQVDVLVNNAGVGMIGPLECQSIVAMQELFDTNFFGLARLVKEVLPDMKRRQSGHIVVMSSVMGIQGLLFNDVYSASKFAVEGFCESLAVQAMKFNIKMTLVEPGPVVTEFEGKVYEDAEKMDLSGTDAETARIFREIYLPYSRKVFTSLGQTPEEVAEQTLKVITAKEPPLRHQTNRLYMPLTALKHADPTGRLPLDTFYKMIFKHDSIFNATLGILRMLQKRVGKT; this is translated from the exons ATGCTCGGCTGGTTTGTAGGCTACGTCACACACATCGCTTGCCGTGGAGGACGCGCCGTCTGCTCGACAG GAGCCCTACATTCAGCAGCCCTACGTTCAATGGGCATGGCGACCAGAAGGGTGCTGGTGACTGGGTGCTCCTCTGGCATTGGCCTGGCTGTGGCTGTACGACTGGCCAAAGATGAGCTGAGGCGGTTCAAAG TGGTAGCTACCATGAGGGACCTGGGGAAACGGGAGCCCTTGGAGAGAGCTGCAGGGGACGCTCTAAACAAAACCCTGGAGATCAAGCAGTTGGACGCCTGTTGTGAGGACTCCATCAGAGAGTGTGTCAACAGCCTGCCAGAAAGACAAGTGGATGTACTTG TGAACAACGCGGGTGTTGGTATGATCGGGCCGCTGGAGTGCCAAAGTATAGTTGCCATGCAGGAGCTCTTTGACACCAACTTCTTTGGCTTGGCACGGCTGGTGAAGGAAGTCCTTCCTGACATGAAGAGGCGCCAGAGCGGCCATATTGTGGTGATGAGCAGTGTCATGGGCATCCAGG GGCTTCTGTTCAACGATGTCTATTCTGCTTCTAAATTCGCTGTGGAAGGATTCTGTGAAAGTCTGGCTGTACAAGCAATGAAGTTTAATATCAA GATGACTTTAGTGGAACCTGGCCCTGTGGTGACAGAGTTTGAAGGGAAGGTGTATGAAGATGCTGAGAAGATGGACCTGTCAGGGACCGATGCAGAGACGGCCAGAATCTTCAGAGAGATTTACCTGCCATACTCCAGAAAGGTCTTCACCTCTTTAGGCCAGACCCCCGAGGAAGTGGCTGAG CAAACACTGAAAGTGATCACAGCAAAAGAGCCTCCCCTCCGCCACCAGACCAATCGCCTGTACATGCCCCTGACTGCCCTGAAACACGCAGATCCCACTGGTCGTCTGCCGCTGGACACCTTCTATAAGATGATCTTTAAACATGACAGCATTTTCAACGCCACGCTCGGGATACTACGTATGCTGCAGAAGAGGGTTGGAAAGACTTAA